One genomic segment of Streptosporangium album includes these proteins:
- a CDS encoding tyrosine-type recombinase/integrase, translated as MRPADLNRLTVQESADRYVELVRAKMLTGALSSATAEVYARDVATFVRLAGERRVLDDLTGEDVDAILLAFARKPDGRRAEPVAGGVQSASSQARFRRSLSALFKHAVLTGWVQINPMALATVTAKERGGLRPQRRALTREQAQGLIGAARELSDGDSGGGEVAGTVAGAGDSAVAGGAVHRRRRRRDQRTELRDALIVLLLSTMGPRVSELVRANVEDFYTNDGVRYWRIFGKGGKTRDVPLPGDVARVLEAYLERGRAEAAKEGADKALLLSWRGGRLARGDVQAVIDRVQRQVDPDRRRSVTPHGLRHTTATHLLADAVDMDAVRRVLGHSDLATLGRYRDELPGELEVAMRAHPLLRGPSGSR; from the coding sequence ATGCGGCCAGCGGATCTGAATCGTCTCACCGTGCAGGAGTCGGCCGACCGGTATGTGGAACTGGTCCGGGCCAAGATGCTGACCGGCGCGCTGTCGTCGGCGACGGCGGAGGTCTACGCCCGCGATGTGGCGACGTTCGTACGGCTGGCGGGTGAGCGGCGGGTTCTGGACGATCTGACGGGTGAGGACGTGGATGCGATCTTGCTGGCTTTCGCGCGTAAGCCCGATGGGCGGCGGGCCGAGCCGGTGGCCGGTGGCGTGCAGTCGGCCTCTTCGCAGGCGCGTTTTCGCCGGTCGCTGTCGGCGTTGTTCAAGCATGCGGTGCTGACGGGCTGGGTGCAGATCAATCCGATGGCGCTGGCGACGGTGACGGCCAAGGAGCGAGGGGGGTTGCGGCCGCAGCGCCGGGCGCTGACCCGGGAGCAGGCTCAGGGGTTGATCGGTGCGGCGCGTGAACTGAGCGACGGGGACAGCGGCGGCGGTGAGGTCGCGGGGACGGTGGCCGGGGCGGGTGATTCCGCTGTCGCGGGTGGGGCGGTCCACCGGCGGCGTCGGCGGCGTGATCAGCGCACCGAGTTGCGCGACGCGTTGATCGTGCTGCTGTTGTCGACGATGGGGCCGCGCGTTTCGGAGCTGGTGCGGGCGAATGTCGAGGATTTCTACACCAATGACGGGGTGCGGTACTGGCGGATCTTCGGTAAGGGCGGTAAGACGCGGGATGTGCCGCTGCCCGGTGATGTGGCGCGCGTGCTGGAGGCCTATCTGGAGCGGGGCCGGGCGGAGGCGGCGAAGGAGGGGGCGGACAAGGCGCTGTTGCTGTCGTGGCGGGGCGGGCGTCTGGCGCGGGGGGATGTGCAGGCGGTGATCGACCGGGTGCAGCGGCAGGTGGATCCCGATCGGCGGCGTTCGGTGACGCCGCATGGCCTGCGGCATACCACTGCCACTCACCTGCTGGCCGACGCGGTGGACATGGACGCGGTGCGGCGGGTGCTGGGGCACAGTGATCTGGCGACGCTGGGCCGCTACCGTGACGAGCTGCCCGGGGAGTTGGAGGTGGCGATGCGGGCTCATCCGCTGCTTCGGGGGCCTTCAGGGAGCCGGTGA
- a CDS encoding DUF5335 family protein, protein MNQQRSELTREEWREFFENITRNYEGAEVTIEVMSKDFGDLVEAEKLPLAYLEYDPKDDQFSVGVGGRDGRYPVVLRHAIDHPQRILADTMQQGTMRVFDVFDAEGGQTIVTFT, encoded by the coding sequence ATGAACCAGCAACGGTCGGAACTTACACGTGAGGAGTGGCGTGAGTTCTTCGAGAACATAACGCGCAACTACGAGGGCGCCGAGGTGACGATCGAAGTGATGAGCAAGGACTTCGGAGACCTGGTGGAGGCCGAGAAACTACCGCTGGCCTACCTGGAGTACGACCCCAAGGACGATCAGTTCTCGGTCGGGGTGGGAGGCCGCGACGGGCGCTATCCGGTGGTGCTGCGCCACGCCATCGACCACCCGCAGAGAATCCTGGCCGACACCATGCAACAGGGCACGATGCGAGTGTTCGACGTCTTCGACGCCGAGGGGGGGCAGACGATCGTGACCTTCACCTGA
- a CDS encoding S41 family peptidase codes for MQPASGHADSHDQSPLRGRPGDGLLHAGTRVRARIGPDAPAEAGVPIGHHPRRGLHRHLGATAAIGTADICVLDNYYSGPVMDSKALLKSAFAAYTQNLMRRGADRADLRLPALTGNRDTDWAAFAKVLGAGDPAALRAAITGMVTGLHDNHARWFKPTPPPEGGPTGTGIVGASAQQGSQLDPAARPPMFITRVLPGSPAAKADIRAGDIVVKANGVPAFIGDTVNQGILDAFAFASGTVRLTLKRPTTGRTRIVELREGLITRQPPAVTSRKLADGVVYVQLPGFYEGAADQVIAKLQDNPKAVVLDLRGNGGGSPREVTRLLGAFAHGKVTSYFCPLKGECVPNRTDDSVPLLGSRLVVLTDRGCASACEDFSAAVKDNGLGTLVGTRTAGAVSGPSEGYLLDDGSVLLLPRVRHLGPAREIIDTIGVPVDHYAPMTALDLATGRDPGVAKALALL; via the coding sequence GTGCAACCCGCTTCAGGCCATGCTGACAGCCATGATCAGAGCCCTCTGCGCGGCCGTCCTGGTGACGGCCTGCTCCATGCCGGCACCCGCGTCCGCGCTCGCATCGGCCCCGACGCCCCAGCCGAAGCCGGCGTCCCCATCGGCCACCACCCCAGGCGGGGGCTGCACCGCCATCTCGGCGCCACCGCCGCAATCGGCACCGCCGACATCTGCGTGCTGGACAACTACTACAGCGGCCCGGTCATGGATTCGAAGGCGCTGCTGAAGAGCGCCTTCGCCGCCTACACCCAGAACCTGATGCGGCGCGGCGCCGACCGGGCCGACCTTCGGCTGCCCGCCCTGACCGGGAACCGCGACACCGACTGGGCCGCCTTCGCGAAAGTCCTCGGCGCCGGCGACCCCGCCGCCCTGCGCGCCGCGATCACCGGCATGGTCACCGGACTGCACGACAACCACGCCCGCTGGTTCAAGCCGACCCCGCCGCCTGAGGGCGGGCCAACCGGAACGGGCATCGTGGGCGCGTCGGCCCAGCAGGGATCGCAGCTCGACCCCGCGGCCCGGCCACCGATGTTCATCACCCGCGTCCTGCCCGGCAGCCCCGCCGCCAAGGCCGACATCAGAGCCGGTGACATCGTCGTCAAGGCCAACGGCGTGCCGGCGTTCATCGGGGACACCGTGAATCAGGGCATCCTCGACGCCTTCGCCTTCGCCTCCGGCACGGTACGGCTCACGCTCAAGCGTCCCACGACGGGACGGACCCGCATCGTCGAGCTCAGAGAGGGCCTTATCACGCGGCAGCCTCCGGCGGTGACGTCAAGGAAGCTCGCCGACGGCGTCGTGTACGTCCAACTGCCCGGATTCTACGAAGGCGCCGCCGACCAGGTCATCGCCAAGCTGCAGGACAATCCGAAGGCCGTGGTCCTCGACCTGCGCGGCAACGGCGGCGGGTCGCCTCGCGAGGTGACGCGGCTGCTCGGCGCGTTCGCGCACGGCAAGGTCACCAGTTACTTCTGCCCGCTCAAGGGCGAGTGCGTGCCCAACCGGACCGACGACAGCGTCCCGCTGCTCGGCTCGCGCCTGGTCGTCCTCACCGACCGCGGATGCGCCTCGGCCTGTGAGGACTTCAGCGCGGCGGTCAAGGACAACGGCCTGGGCACCCTCGTCGGGACCCGCACCGCTGGGGCCGTCTCCGGCCCCAGCGAGGGATACCTCCTCGACGACGGCAGCGTCTTGCTCTTGCCCAGGGTCCGGCACCTCGGGCCCGCCCGCGAAATCATCGACACGATCGGCGTGCCGGTCGACCACTACGCCCCTATGACCGCCCTCGACCTGGCCACCGGGCGCGATCCGGGCGTGGCCAAGGCGCTTGCGCTTCTTTGA
- a CDS encoding response regulator transcription factor, which yields MRVLVVEDERDLADLVAVGLRRHAMAVDVVYDGAAAVERLAVHDYDVLVLDRDLPEMHGDLVCRELVARGSRTRILMMMTAAASVPERVAGLGMGADDYLPKPFDYAEQVARVQALGRRSQSQVPPVLTRHGIVLDTHRLQASRDGRHLHLSLKEFAVLEVLMRADGAVVSSERLLEEAWDENADPFTTVVRVLVSRLRAKLGAPPCIQTVPGAGYLL from the coding sequence ATGCGGGTTTTGGTGGTCGAAGACGAACGCGACCTGGCCGATCTCGTGGCGGTGGGGTTGCGCCGCCATGCCATGGCCGTCGACGTGGTGTATGACGGGGCCGCCGCGGTGGAGCGGCTGGCGGTGCACGACTACGACGTGCTCGTGCTGGATCGGGACCTGCCCGAGATGCACGGCGACCTCGTGTGCCGTGAGCTGGTGGCACGCGGGAGCCGTACGAGGATCCTGATGATGATGACGGCGGCGGCGTCGGTGCCGGAGCGAGTCGCGGGTCTCGGGATGGGGGCCGACGACTACCTGCCCAAACCGTTCGACTACGCCGAGCAGGTCGCACGGGTACAGGCGCTGGGGCGGCGCAGCCAGTCACAGGTACCACCGGTGCTGACACGGCACGGGATCGTGCTCGACACGCACCGGCTGCAAGCCTCGCGGGACGGGCGGCACCTGCACCTGTCACTCAAGGAGTTCGCCGTCCTTGAGGTGCTGATGAGGGCGGACGGCGCGGTCGTGAGCTCCGAACGGCTGCTTGAAGAGGCATGGGACGAGAACGCCGATCCGTTCACGACGGTGGTGCGGGTCCTGGTCAGCCGCCTACGGGCCAAGCTGGGCGCCCCGCCGTGCATTCAGACGGTTCCCGGTGCGGGATACCTGCTGTGA
- a CDS encoding ATP-binding protein yields MTTIRVRLTLIYSGLFLLTSVVLLVTVNLLLRRALEARIARLPGGAVAPGDRPPPLPQLPELVNDVIGYQWEVTAVTVGILALVSLVVGWLVAGRILRPIHRITATAQRLSLSTLHERIALTGPKDELKELADTFDAMLDRLERSIEGQRRFIANASHELRTPLAVQRAAIEIGLPEDVGEIRGTLLLHTVEVTLSRGVLTVRNTGPHVPQERFGDLFKPFRRLHTTRGQGAGLGLSIVASIAKAHGADVRANPNPDGGLELVVVFTGSEDAVPATDDSSQC; encoded by the coding sequence GTGACGACGATCCGGGTACGGCTCACGCTGATCTACTCCGGACTGTTCCTGCTGACCTCGGTCGTGTTGCTGGTCACAGTCAACCTCCTGCTGCGCCGGGCGCTGGAGGCGCGGATCGCCCGGCTGCCCGGGGGAGCGGTGGCGCCGGGCGATCGGCCGCCGCCGCTGCCGCAGCTGCCCGAGCTGGTGAACGACGTGATCGGCTACCAGTGGGAGGTGACCGCGGTGACGGTCGGGATCCTGGCGCTGGTCTCGTTGGTCGTCGGATGGCTGGTCGCCGGGCGGATCCTGCGGCCCATCCACCGCATCACCGCCACCGCGCAGCGGCTGTCGCTGTCGACCCTGCACGAACGGATCGCGCTGACCGGACCGAAGGACGAGCTGAAGGAACTGGCCGACACCTTCGATGCGATGCTCGACCGGCTCGAACGCTCCATCGAGGGGCAGCGGCGGTTCATCGCGAACGCCTCCCACGAGCTGCGGACCCCGCTGGCCGTCCAGCGGGCGGCGATCGAGATCGGGCTCCCCGAGGACGTCGGCGAGATCCGCGGCACGCTCCTGCTCCACACCGTTGAGGTAACGCTCTCCCGTGGAGTTCTGACGGTCCGTAACACCGGCCCGCACGTGCCCCAGGAACGTTTCGGCGACCTCTTCAAGCCCTTCCGGCGGCTGCACACGACCCGTGGACAGGGCGCCGGGCTCGGGTTGTCGATCGTCGCGTCGATCGCGAAGGCTCACGGGGCCGACGTGCGAGCGAACCCCAACCCGGACGGCGGGTTGGAGCTCGTCGTGGTTTTCACGGGATCTGAGGATGCGGTGCCTGCCACGGACGACAGTAGCCAGTGCTGA
- a CDS encoding group II intron maturase-specific domain-containing protein, which yields MSATVRAWRLHHRTGSSEHDLARRINPIVRGWMQYYGAFYRSALYPFPARINAYLMRWSRNKYKRLRGRKKAQAQWGMVVKARPRLFAHWIWVNVVPTAW from the coding sequence ATGAGTGCGACGGTGCGAGCCTGGCGGCTTCACCATCGAACAGGATCATCCGAACACGACCTCGCACGTCGGATAAACCCGATCGTGCGGGGGTGGATGCAGTATTACGGAGCATTTTACCGCTCCGCGCTGTATCCCTTCCCGGCCCGTATCAATGCCTATCTGATGCGGTGGTCACGCAACAAGTACAAACGGCTCAGGGGTCGTAAGAAAGCTCAAGCTCAGTGGGGAATGGTTGTGAAGGCACGACCGAGGCTCTTCGCCCACTGGATCTGGGTGAACGTGGTCCCAACAGCCTGGTGA
- a CDS encoding tyrosine-type recombinase/integrase — protein sequence MMGEREPLVLMRFPEAAEGFLAWLRAKKLSAHTIRGYESDLRIVAEIAAGAAGVVVEELEVRHLSGRLVRCAFAEFADPRSAASVNRAWSAWNQLFGFCVAEGLLEGNPMAAVPRPKQPAKAPKPLLGDGSAAVTLLERIAAGARKARDPWVERDLVVVALALVTGMRSAELLGMTVGSIGGCSGERRIQVVGKGGRARSLPIEPPVEFVIERYVDSRLRRFGLGVLPRSAALLVDGRNEPLRRGGLQYLVRQCYRYAGVHDRVQKGTLVHALRHEFATRLAERGASAHELMELLGHSSIVTGQAYVASTAREVRRAARGNPAYGVLDRLRAEGGEGVSG from the coding sequence ATGATGGGCGAGCGTGAACCGTTGGTGCTCATGCGCTTTCCGGAGGCCGCTGAAGGTTTTCTGGCGTGGTTGCGGGCCAAGAAGCTGTCTGCGCACACGATCCGTGGCTACGAAAGCGATCTGAGGATCGTCGCGGAGATCGCCGCGGGTGCGGCGGGTGTGGTGGTGGAGGAGCTGGAGGTCCGGCATCTCAGCGGGCGTCTCGTCAGGTGCGCGTTCGCCGAGTTCGCCGATCCGCGTTCGGCGGCCAGTGTCAACCGGGCGTGGAGCGCATGGAATCAGTTGTTTGGTTTCTGTGTGGCCGAGGGGTTGCTGGAGGGTAATCCCATGGCGGCGGTCCCCCGGCCCAAGCAGCCGGCCAAGGCTCCCAAGCCTCTTTTGGGTGATGGGAGCGCCGCGGTCACCTTGCTGGAGCGGATCGCGGCCGGGGCCCGTAAGGCCCGTGATCCGTGGGTGGAGCGTGATCTTGTGGTTGTGGCGCTGGCGCTGGTCACGGGTATGCGGTCGGCGGAGTTGCTGGGGATGACCGTGGGGTCGATCGGTGGCTGCTCCGGTGAGCGGCGTATTCAGGTGGTGGGTAAGGGGGGCAGGGCTCGTTCGCTGCCCATCGAGCCGCCGGTGGAGTTTGTGATCGAGCGGTATGTGGACAGTCGGCTGCGGCGTTTCGGGCTTGGTGTACTCCCCCGTTCGGCCGCGTTGCTCGTCGATGGGCGTAACGAGCCGTTGCGGCGTGGTGGGCTTCAGTATCTGGTCCGTCAGTGTTACCGGTATGCGGGGGTCCATGACCGGGTGCAGAAGGGCACTTTGGTGCATGCGTTGCGGCACGAGTTCGCTACCCGGTTGGCCGAGCGGGGGGCTTCGGCTCATGAGTTGATGGAGTTGCTCGGCCATTCTTCGATTGTCACCGGTCAGGCTTATGTCGCGTCGACTGCCCGTGAGGTGCGCCGGGCGGCGCGGGGTAATCCGGCTTATGGGGTGTTGGATCGGTTGCGTGCCGAGGGTGGCGAGGGGGTTTCGGGGTGA
- a CDS encoding SRPBCC family protein, which produces MSEHERSRTMPAPPELVFDQARDLDRLDHWLPQDLHVRPDTPPAVTVHEDHTGQDARALMQADPDHLRIEWGTRDTGRYAGWLQVTDSGTGTSEVTIHLSFSDHDHTPPGDEIDRTLEESLTRLAEEVRLRTDTATGRPSHDHPETPSPPSARNRSNTP; this is translated from the coding sequence ATGAGTGAACACGAACGCTCCCGCACCATGCCCGCCCCACCCGAACTCGTCTTCGACCAAGCCCGCGACCTCGACCGGCTCGACCACTGGCTCCCACAAGACCTCCACGTACGGCCCGACACCCCGCCCGCCGTAACCGTCCACGAAGACCACACCGGCCAAGACGCCCGCGCCCTCATGCAGGCCGACCCCGACCACCTCCGCATCGAATGGGGGACCCGCGACACCGGCCGCTACGCCGGCTGGCTCCAAGTCACCGACAGCGGCACCGGAACAAGCGAGGTCACCATCCACCTGTCCTTCTCCGACCACGACCACACCCCACCCGGCGACGAGATCGACCGCACCCTCGAAGAAAGCCTCACCCGCCTGGCCGAAGAAGTACGGCTACGCACCGACACCGCCACCGGCCGACCCTCCCACGATCACCCCGAAACCCCCTCGCCACCCTCGGCACGCAACCGATCCAACACCCCATAA
- a CDS encoding NUDIX domain-containing protein: MTSPQEPTIHTLDSTVIYTNTWLTLREDHIQRPDGSHGIYSFLDKPDFALIIPMENDGFHLVEEYRYPISRRTWSFPQGGVPDSPSPHATAHTELAEETGLTAAHMTALGHLDNAHGITNQRLNVFLATGLTPGTPHREPTEQDMRQNWFPRTDLEQMILNGAVTDSCSIAAYTLLLLLNPPR; this comes from the coding sequence ATGACCAGCCCACAAGAACCCACGATCCACACCCTCGACTCCACCGTCATCTACACCAACACCTGGCTCACCCTGCGTGAAGACCACATCCAACGCCCCGACGGCTCCCACGGCATCTACAGCTTCCTCGACAAACCCGACTTCGCCCTGATCATCCCCATGGAGAACGACGGCTTCCACCTCGTCGAGGAATACCGCTACCCCATCAGCCGGCGCACCTGGAGCTTCCCCCAGGGCGGCGTCCCCGACAGTCCCTCACCCCACGCCACCGCCCACACCGAACTCGCCGAGGAGACCGGCCTCACCGCCGCCCACATGACCGCCCTCGGCCACCTCGACAACGCCCACGGCATCACCAACCAGCGCCTCAACGTCTTCCTCGCCACCGGCCTGACCCCCGGCACCCCCCACCGCGAACCCACCGAACAAGACATGCGCCAGAACTGGTTCCCCCGAACCGACCTGGAACAGATGATCCTCAACGGCGCCGTCACCGACAGCTGCTCAATCGCCGCCTACACCCTCCTCCTCCTCCTCAACCCACCCCGATAA
- a CDS encoding ABC transporter ATP-binding protein — MSEQPLIHARGLIKRFGDFTAVDGIDLEVAPGEAFGFLGPNGAGKSSTMRMISCVSMPTSGELRILGMDPVREGSRIRARLGVCPQLDNLDPDLSVRENLTTYARYFGLSKAESRRRAAELLEFAQLQEKADSQVEPLSGGMKRRLTIARAMVNDPDLVLLDEPTTGLDPQARHLLWERLFRLKQRGTTLVLTTHYMDEAEQLCDRLVVMDGGRIVAEGSPRSLITTYSTPEVVELRFADEVDYAGKLEGIGRVDPLPDRILLYADDGDAAVAEVHRRGLAPSSVLVRRSSLEDVFLQLTGRTLVD, encoded by the coding sequence GTGTCTGAACAACCTCTCATCCACGCGCGTGGTCTGATCAAACGTTTCGGTGACTTCACCGCGGTCGACGGGATCGATCTGGAGGTGGCGCCGGGCGAGGCGTTCGGGTTTCTGGGGCCCAATGGGGCGGGGAAGTCCTCGACGATGCGCATGATCAGTTGTGTGTCGATGCCGACCTCTGGTGAGTTGCGCATCTTGGGCATGGATCCGGTGCGGGAGGGGTCGCGGATCCGGGCGCGGCTGGGGGTGTGCCCGCAGTTGGACAATCTGGATCCGGATCTGAGTGTTCGGGAGAATCTGACGACTTATGCCCGGTATTTCGGGTTGTCGAAGGCGGAGTCGCGGCGGCGGGCCGCGGAGTTGCTGGAGTTCGCGCAGCTGCAGGAGAAGGCCGACAGTCAGGTGGAGCCGCTGTCGGGGGGGATGAAGCGGCGGTTGACGATCGCGCGGGCGATGGTGAACGACCCGGATCTGGTGCTGTTGGACGAGCCGACGACGGGGTTGGACCCGCAGGCGCGGCATCTGTTGTGGGAGCGGTTGTTCCGGCTCAAGCAGCGGGGCACGACGCTGGTGTTGACGACGCATTACATGGACGAGGCCGAGCAGTTGTGTGATCGGCTGGTGGTGATGGACGGCGGGCGGATCGTGGCGGAGGGGTCGCCGCGGTCGCTGATCACAACGTATTCCACTCCTGAGGTGGTGGAGTTGCGGTTCGCCGATGAGGTGGATTACGCGGGCAAGCTGGAGGGGATCGGGCGGGTCGATCCGCTGCCGGATCGGATCTTGCTGTATGCCGACGACGGGGACGCGGCGGTGGCGGAGGTGCATCGGCGGGGGCTGGCTCCTTCCAGTGTGCTGGTGCGCCGTTCGTCGTTGGAGGATGTGTTCCTGCAGCTGACCGGCCGGACGTTGGTGGACTGA
- a CDS encoding ABC transporter permease, which yields MAVLERHLVLYRRLWRASVFSSFVLPVLFLISIGIGVGGYVGEIGGVDYLAWIVPGVMASTAFQMAIGESTYSVLGDFKWVRSYHAMRATPVGIGDMVVGRLLYVLLRVEIAAIVFLGITGLFGALHSAWAVLTPVVAALVALSAAAPVTAFAASIEHDSYFALLFRFVMIPSTLFAGVFFPVAQLPDLVRPLAYVSPLWHGVELSRAATLGVAPPWPVWAHVGYLVVCSAAGLWWAYAAFGKRLQD from the coding sequence GTGGCGGTGCTGGAGCGGCATCTTGTTCTGTATCGGCGGTTGTGGCGGGCGTCGGTGTTCTCCTCGTTCGTCTTGCCGGTGCTGTTTTTGATCAGTATCGGGATCGGGGTCGGCGGTTACGTCGGTGAGATCGGCGGGGTGGACTATCTGGCGTGGATCGTGCCGGGGGTGATGGCCTCGACGGCGTTTCAGATGGCGATCGGTGAGTCGACGTATTCGGTGCTGGGTGATTTCAAGTGGGTGCGGTCGTATCACGCGATGCGTGCCACTCCGGTCGGGATCGGCGACATGGTCGTGGGCCGGTTGCTGTACGTGTTGTTGCGGGTGGAGATCGCGGCGATCGTGTTTCTGGGGATCACGGGGTTGTTCGGTGCGTTGCATTCGGCCTGGGCGGTGTTGACGCCGGTGGTCGCGGCGCTGGTGGCGCTGTCTGCGGCGGCTCCGGTGACGGCGTTCGCGGCGAGCATCGAGCATGACAGTTACTTCGCGTTGCTGTTTCGGTTCGTGATGATCCCTTCGACGCTGTTCGCGGGGGTGTTCTTCCCGGTGGCGCAGTTGCCTGACCTGGTGCGTCCGCTGGCGTATGTCTCGCCGCTGTGGCACGGGGTGGAGCTGAGCCGGGCCGCGACGTTGGGGGTGGCTCCCCCGTGGCCGGTGTGGGCGCATGTGGGGTATCTGGTGGTGTGTTCGGCGGCCGGGCTGTGGTGGGCGTATGCCGCGTTCGGTAAGCGGCTTCAGGATTAG
- a CDS encoding ABC transporter permease, translating to MLVARISPSRVGAVVNRNVGALRSGPSYWLVLVSGFFEPVLYLLSIGVGVGALVGDLRLPGGRVVDYAVFVAPAMLAVSAMSGALSETTFNFFFKMKYAKTFDAILATPVRPFEIALGELAWAMVRSCVYTGAFLVVMVALGLTSVGWALAAFPATLLVGLAFGGVGMAISTLMRGWQDFDLLTTGQFALFLFSGTFSPVQDYPLVVEILVGLTPLYHAVELVRGLALGELGWGLLGHAGYLLVMTVAGLAFAARRIQRTLCQ from the coding sequence ATGCTGGTGGCCCGGATTTCTCCCTCCCGGGTGGGTGCGGTGGTCAACCGCAATGTGGGGGCGTTGCGTTCGGGGCCGTCCTACTGGCTGGTGCTGGTGTCGGGTTTCTTCGAGCCGGTGCTGTATCTGCTGTCGATCGGTGTGGGTGTGGGGGCGCTGGTCGGCGACTTGAGGTTGCCGGGCGGCCGGGTGGTGGATTACGCGGTGTTCGTGGCTCCGGCGATGCTGGCTGTGTCGGCGATGTCGGGGGCGTTGTCGGAGACGACGTTCAACTTCTTCTTCAAGATGAAGTACGCCAAGACCTTCGATGCGATCTTGGCGACGCCGGTCCGGCCGTTTGAGATCGCGCTGGGCGAGCTGGCGTGGGCGATGGTGCGCAGTTGTGTTTACACGGGCGCGTTCCTGGTGGTGATGGTGGCGCTGGGTCTGACGAGCGTGGGGTGGGCGCTGGCGGCGTTTCCCGCGACGTTGCTGGTGGGGTTGGCGTTCGGCGGGGTCGGGATGGCGATCAGCACGCTGATGCGGGGCTGGCAGGATTTCGACCTGTTGACCACGGGGCAGTTCGCGTTGTTCTTGTTTTCGGGGACGTTCTCCCCGGTGCAGGACTATCCGCTGGTGGTGGAGATCTTGGTGGGGCTGACTCCGCTGTATCACGCGGTGGAGCTGGTGCGGGGGCTGGCGCTCGGTGAGCTGGGTTGGGGCCTGCTGGGGCATGCGGGGTATCTGCTGGTGATGACGGTCGCGGGGCTGGCGTTCGCCGCGCGGCGTATTCAGCGGACGTTGTGCCAGTGA
- a CDS encoding DUF952 domain-containing protein, whose translation MTILHLALAADWDTAQTAGEYRISTLGRTIEQEGFIHACADHHQLNGVVQRFYRNVTDPLVLLSIDPTRLDVRLETGGDSPETFPHIYGPLPITAVTSATPYTPA comes from the coding sequence ATGACCATCCTGCACCTGGCCCTGGCCGCCGACTGGGACACCGCCCAGACAGCGGGGGAGTACCGCATCTCCACCCTCGGCCGCACCATCGAACAAGAGGGCTTCATCCACGCCTGCGCCGACCACCACCAGCTCAACGGCGTCGTCCAGCGCTTCTACCGCAACGTCACCGACCCACTCGTGCTGCTGAGCATCGACCCCACCCGCCTGGACGTCCGCCTGGAGACCGGCGGCGACTCACCCGAGACCTTCCCCCACATCTACGGGCCGCTCCCGATCACCGCGGTCACCTCCGCAACCCCCTACACCCCCGCCTGA
- a CDS encoding aminotransferase class V-fold PLP-dependent enzyme produces MNLARAQTLWDPDPGWLNTASYGLPPRPAFDDLQRALSDWRAGRTDWTPWDAATDRARAAFATLVGVDTHDVAVGATVSQMLSPLAAALPPGTRVLVAAPADDIIAAARAHDALTVVDATQACGWLPVDATHVDMLVCAAYKWLMAPRGAAYAYLSPRARERMRPIAANWYAGADPGGSYYGPPLRLAEGARAFDLSPAWFSQIGAAAALDLLNQIGIPAVHAHNTALADRFLTALDQPPTGSAIVTVDVPGAHERLRAAGIRAAIRAGKVRASFHLYTTVDDVDRATEALTS; encoded by the coding sequence ATGAACCTCGCCCGGGCCCAGACACTGTGGGACCCCGACCCCGGCTGGCTCAACACCGCCAGCTACGGACTACCGCCCCGACCGGCCTTCGACGACCTGCAACGCGCCCTGAGCGACTGGCGCGCGGGCCGCACCGACTGGACACCCTGGGACGCCGCCACCGACCGGGCCCGGGCCGCCTTCGCCACCCTCGTCGGCGTCGACACCCACGACGTCGCCGTGGGCGCCACCGTCTCCCAGATGCTCTCCCCTCTCGCCGCCGCCCTGCCCCCCGGCACCCGCGTCCTGGTCGCCGCCCCCGCCGACGACATCATCGCCGCCGCCCGCGCCCACGACGCCCTCACCGTGGTCGACGCCACCCAGGCCTGCGGCTGGCTTCCCGTCGACGCCACCCACGTCGACATGCTCGTCTGCGCCGCCTACAAATGGCTCATGGCGCCCCGCGGCGCCGCCTACGCCTACCTGTCACCCCGGGCACGAGAGCGGATGCGCCCCATCGCCGCCAACTGGTACGCCGGCGCCGACCCGGGCGGCTCCTACTACGGGCCACCACTACGCCTCGCCGAAGGAGCCCGCGCCTTCGACCTGTCCCCGGCCTGGTTCAGCCAGATCGGCGCCGCCGCCGCCCTCGACCTCCTCAACCAGATCGGCATCCCGGCCGTCCACGCCCACAACACCGCACTGGCCGACCGGTTCCTCACCGCCCTCGACCAGCCCCCCACCGGCAGCGCCATCGTCACCGTCGACGTACCCGGCGCCCACGAGCGGCTGCGGGCCGCCGGAATCCGCGCCGCCATACGGGCGGGAAAGGTCCGCGCCTCCTTCCACCTGTACACCACCGTCGACGACGTCGACCGCGCCACGGAGGCCCTCACCTCATGA